The Fulvia fulva chromosome 6, complete sequence genome includes a window with the following:
- a CDS encoding Ribosome production factor 1, whose protein sequence is MASSNLNKIGNKIKRQEQHLKAKKLKESAKRDDRLRRRRHEDKNPHLRAQRQAKNVPQTIDSKRTWDEVDDADEDEARLDRAVNVLNPKRRKVEKDAPADEGDGLTSGKLEALEKAQERAEKGEEEDEDRDSMLDSDSEGEDEDADSASDTTSNRKRSARAPSEAPSAAPSAATAVTAATDMTVRPEALRAKFPSLFNETTHDPKVLLTTSINSTLHHEAELLTTLFPNCTYIKRTANFHGYKYSIREIASYASAPSRGYTHVVVLNEDLKKPKGLDIVHLPHGPMFHFSISNWIPGARLPGHGNPTNHYPELILNGFKTPLGLLAAHLFKSLFPPRPEIQGRQVVTLHNQRDYIFVRRHRYVFRDKKQTEKVIHGTDGKPMKGAEDIRAGLQELGPRFTLKLRRVDKGIQRASGQEWEWKAGDEKVRTRFSL, encoded by the coding sequence ATGGCGTCGTCGAATCTCAACAAGATTGGCAACAAGATCAAGCGGCAGGAGCAACACTTGAAGGCGAAGAAGCTGAAAGAGAGCGCGAAGCGAGACGATCGGTTGCGAAGGAGAAGACATGAAGATAAGAACCCACATCTGAGAGCGCAGAGACAGGCGAAGAATGTGCCGCAGACGATAGACAGCAAGCGAACGTGGGATGAGGTCGATGATGCCGACGAGGATGAGGCAAGACTGGACAGAGCGGTCAATGTCTTGAACCCAAAGCGGAGGAAAGTCGAGAAAGATGCGCCGGCAGACGAGGGCGACGGCTTGACGAGTGGGAAGCTGGAGGCACTGGAGAAAGCGCAGGAGAGGGCAGAGAAGGGCGAGGAGGAAGATGAGGATCGCGACAGTATGCTGGACTCCGACTCAGAGGGGGAGGACGAGGACGCAGACTCCGCATCAGACACCACCTCAAATCGCAAACGTTCCGCCCGCGCCCCCAGCGAAGCACCCTCAGCAGCCCCCTCCGCCGCCACAGCAGTAACAGCAGCAACAGACATGACAGTGCGCCCCGAAGCCCTCCGCGCCAAATTCCCCTCCCTCTTCAACGAAACCACCCACGACCCCAAAGTCCTACTCACAACCTCCATAAACTCCACCCTACACCACGAAGCCGAGCTCCTCACCACCCTCTTCCCCAACTGCACCTACATCAAACGCACCGCAAACTTCCACGGCTACAAATACTCCATCCGCGAAATCGCCTCCTACGCCTCCGCCCCCTCACGGGGCTACACCCACGTCGTCGTCCTGAACGAAGACCTCAAGAAACCTAAAGGGCTAGACATAGTCCATCTCCCGCACGGCCCAATGTTCCACTTCAGCATCTCCAACTGGATCCCCGGCGCGCGTTTGCCCGGGCACGGGAACCCCACAAACCACTACCCCGAACTAATCCTCAACGGCTTCAAAACGCCCCTCGGCCTCTTGGCCGCCCACCTCTTCAAATCCCTCTTTCCCCCTCGCCCCGAGATCCAGGGGAGACAAGTCGTTACCCTGCACAACCAGCGCGATTACATTTTCGTGCGGCGGCATCGCTACGTGTTCCGCGACAAGAAGCAGACTGAAAAGGTCATCCATGGCACCGACGGGAAACCGATGAAGGGCGCGGAAGATATCAGGGCGGGACTGCAAGAGTTGGGGCCGAGGTTTACGTTGAAGTTGAGGCGGGTTGATAAGGGGATTCAAAGGGCTAGTGGGCAAGAGTGGGAGTGGAAGGCTGGGGATGAGAAGGTTCGGACGAGGTTTAGTTTGTAG
- a CDS encoding Cytochrome P450 monooxygenase, producing the protein MFEFLQSHLLLASALIAAIVYVGRWLAKGYAIRARAHKMPGPPHSMLWGHLKVMAEVAAKNPRRVHPHVYPAQLRKKYNLGSYFVMDTWPVGYDSIIAIMDPEVCQQLSVEHTTLKHPSMKAFMVPLVGEGDMISADGHEWNKWRKMFNPGFSSQHLMSLVPGMVDDVLVYIEKLNDHAARKQVFRLEEDTTRLTVDVIGKVTLDLRFNLQRTNHPCIVALREQINLLPNEGLSNPFEMWHPVGIYRRWRNQRIMVDYIGKVLDERYATAEPKVAKAQKKRSILDLALNSYTSGATDLEEMTGQLPKMDAEFRKGAITQIRAFLFAGHDTTSSTICYVFYLLRKYPEVYRKVCEEHERFLGPTDGAAEAIKDKPHLLNSLEYTLCVIKETLRLFPAASAPRKGEPGLMIRDPKTGETMPTEGHMLWLLHFGLHRDENVWGETANDFIPDRFLPENSSKIPEGAWRPFEMGQRNCLGQNLALLESRIILALTCRQFQFDLALDRLDELKNDGSFYARSSKFQEGVQNVQGEEMYQILLGAAKPREGMPVVARRIGDWRKE; encoded by the exons ATGTTCGAGTTCTTGCAGTCACACCTTCTGCTCGCTTCCGCTCTCATCGCTGCTATTGTCTATGTGGGCAGATGGCTCGCCAAAGGCTATGCAATCCGTGCGAGGGCCCACAAGATG CCAGGACCTCCTCACTCTATGCTTTGGGGTCACCTCAAAGTAATGGCAGAAGTGGCGGCCAAAAACCCCCGCAGAGTCCATCCTCATG TTTACCCAGCGCAGCTGCGAAAGAAGTACAACCTGGGCTCCTATTTCGTGATGGACACATGGCCAGTCGGGTACGATAGCATCATAGCAATCATGGATCCCGAAGTCTGCCAGCAGCTATCAGTAGAGCACACCACACTGAAGCACCCATCGATGAAGGCCTTCATGGTTCCACTCGTGGGCGAGGGCGACATGATCTCCGCCGATGGCCATGAATGGAACAAATGGAGGAAGATGTTCAATCCTGGCTTCTCGTCGCAGCACTTGATGTCACTGGTGCCGGGCATGGTCGATGATGTGCTGGTCTACATCGAGAAGCTCAACGACCATGCCGCCAGGAAGCAAGTGTTTAGACTGGAGGAGGACACGACTCGTTTGACTGTCGATGTCATCGGAAAGGTCACGCTTGACTTGCGCTTCAATCTGCAAAGGACGAATCACCCCTGCATCGTGGCGTTACGTGAGCAGATCAACTTGCTACCAAACGAAGGTCTATCGAATCCGTTCGAAATGTGGCATCCCGTAGGCATCTATCGCCGTTGGCGAAACCAGCGAATCATGGTCGACTACATTGGCAAAGTGTTAGACGAACGCTATGCTACAGCCGAGCCGAAGGTCGCCAAAGCCCAAAAGAAGCGAAGCATTCTCGACCTGGCACTGAACAGTTACACATCTGGGGCGACGGACCTGGAAGAAATGACTGGCCAGCTACCAAAGATGGACGCCGAGTTCCGCAAAGGTGCCATTACCCAGATCCGGGCCTTCCTTTTTGCCGGTCACGATACCACAAGCTCAACCATCTGCTATGTCTTCTACCTTTTGAGGAAGTATCCTGAGGTCTATCGCAAAGTTTGCGAGGAACACGAGCGATTCCTTGGACCGACCGATGGCGCGGCAGAAGCCATCAAGGATAAACCACATCTGCTGAATAGTCTAGAGTACACACTGTGTGTCATCAAGGAGACCTTGCGGCTGTTCCCAGCAGCTTCAGCGCCACGTAAAGGGGAGCCTGGCCTGATGATCCGCGACCCCAAGACTGGTGAGACTATGCCGACAGAAGGCCACATGCTATGGCTACTCCACTTCGGTCTACACCGCGACGAAAACGTCTGGGGTGAGACTGCAAATGACTTTATCCCGGATCGCTTCTTACCCGAAAACTCCAGTAAGATACCAGAAGGTGCCTGGAGACCCTTCGAGATGGGGCAGAGAAA CTGTCTTGGCCAAAACCTGGCACTGCTGGAATCACGCATCATCCTCGCCTTGACGTGTCGACAGTTTCAATTCGATCTTGCGCTAGATCGTCTCGATGAGCTGAAGAATGATGGTAGCTTCTATGCTCGCAGTAGCAAGTTTCAGGAGGGAGTGCAGAATGTGCAAGGCGAGGAGATGTATCAGATTCTCCTGGGGGCGGCGAAGCCGAGGGAGGGTATGCCTGTTGTGGCGAGGCGAATTGGGGATTGGAGGAAGGAGTAG
- a CDS encoding Malate dehydrogenase, cytoplasmic produces the protein MVKAVVAGASGGIGQPLSLLLKASPLIDELALYDVVNTPGVTADLSHISSVAKIEGYLPENGEGIKKAFKGADIVVIPAGIPRKPGMTRDDLFKINAGIVQGLIQGVAENCPEAFVLVISNPVNSTVPIAAEVLKKAGVFNPKKLFGVTTLDVVRAETFVQSITGTKDPAKTKIPVIGGHSGETIVPLFSKAEPSVNIPEDKLDALTNRVQFGGDEVVKAKEGAGSATLSMAYAGFRFAEQVIKAFKGESGIVEPTFVYLPGVEGGDEIVKETGLEYFSVPVELGKGGAQKARNVVKEANEYEKLLLVKCYEGLKGNIEKGIEFVHNPPPKA, from the exons ATGGTTAAAGCAG TCGTCGCAGGTGCCTCCGGCGGTATCGGCCAACCACTCTCGCTCCTCCTCAAGGCCAGCCCTCTCATCGACGAGCTCGCCCTCTACGATGTCGTCAACACCCCAGGTGTCACCGCCGATCTCTCCCACATTTCCTCCGTTGCGAAGATCGAGGGTTACCTACCAGAGAATGGCGAGGGTATTAAGAAGGCGTTCAAGGGTGCTGATATTGTGGTGATTCCGGCTGGTATTCCAC GCAAGCCTGGCATGACACGTGATGATCTGTTCAAGATCAACGCTGGTATCGTGCAGGGTCTCATCCAGGGCGTTGCAGAGAACTGCCCAGAGGCTTTCGTCCTCGTCATCTCCAACCCAGTCAACTCGACTGTTCCCATCGCTGCTGAGGTCCTCAAGAAGGCCGGCGTCTTCAACCCAAAGAAGCTTTTCGGTGTCACCACACTCGACGTCGTCCGCGCCGAGACCTTCGTGCAGTCCATCACTGGCACCAAGGACCCGGCCAAGACCAAGATTCCCGTGATCGGTGGTCACTCTGGCGAGACTATCGTTCCACTCTTCTCCAAGGCTGAGCCATCAGTCAACATCCCAGAGGACAAGCTCGACGCACTTACCAACCGCGTGCAGTTCGGTGGTGACGAGGTTGTCAAGGCCAAGGAGGGCGCTGGCTCAGCCACTCTCTCAATGGCATACGCTGGTTTCCGCTTCGCTGAGCAGGTCATCAAGGCCTTCAAGGGCGAGTCCGGCATCGTGGAGCCAACATTCGTCTACCTACCCGGTGTTGAGGGCGGTGACGAGATCGTCAAGGAGACCGGCCTCGAGTACTTCTCGGTGCCAGTCGAGCTCGGCAAGGGCGGTGCCCAGAAGGCACGCAACGTCGTCAAGGAGGCCAACGAGTACGAGAAGCTTCTTCTCGTGAAGTGTTACGAGGGTCTCAAGGGCAACATCGAGAAGGGCATTGAGTTCGTCCACAACCCACCACCAAAGGC ATAG
- a CDS encoding Glycine--tRNA ligase 1, mitochondrial, producing MLSSTTIRVTSLQNIRLARNSFLTSTSAFTTSGAKTSSPEWIRSFSQTASSQKFQVPIRTRNSRNTTMADDYKTRAGQIFNRDAFESLIKRKQFYWQSFEPYGGTKGLFDYGPPLAAIEAEFTNIWRDHFVRSEKMMELKCSMLTPYPVFKASGHVERFNDFMCKDTKTGDILRADHLIKDVLEARLKGDKEARGEKVSDAPEDPKKKKKASKVKNEAVKLDDAVVQQYNDILATLDDTVAQWGQMIKEHKMVNPVTGNEVTDPVEVNLMFPTQLGMSGKEQAYLRPETAQGQFLSFPKLVEYSDGQLPFASASIGYSFRNELSPRNGLLRVREFLMAEVEHFVDAEGGKKHPKFASVKDVELPLLDRDTQSGNEAKGISPSTTPQTMTIGKAVETKLVDNETLGYFLVRIYRFMERIGVDTKKLRFRQHMANEMAHYASDCWDCELQGSYGWVECVGCADRSAYDLSVHEKATGVPLRIREPLKELQHIEEYVAQLDKKESGPKLRKNVGAVQAALDDLTQDIKEKLSISLQEQGKVEVEVPNLGKIQLGKELVKIEKEKRTVTMREFVPNVIEPSFGIGRILYHLLEHAFWVREGKDEARSVMSFKPTVAPMKVLVVPLQKDQKFASLIQQLEDRLDEEGLSYKVDQSGVSIGKRYSRNDELGIPFGITIDYESLEGKTAGTFTLRDRDSTKQVRASLDEIVEAIAKVVKGKWSWSDVQQRLPAYEGKEEEKE from the coding sequence ATGCTTTCCTCCACCACAATAAGAGTCACGAGCCTGCAAAACATAAGACTAGCTCGCAACTCATTCTTGACATCGACATCTGCCTTCACAACAAGTGGAGCAAAAACGTCAAGTCCCGAGTGGATCAGATCTTTCTCCCAAACAGCATCTTCTCAAAAGTTCCAAGTCCCGATCAGGACACGCAACTCACGAAACACCACCATGGCGGACGACTACAAGACTCGCGCTGGCCAGATCTTCAACCGCGATGCATTCGAGTCACTCATCAAGCGGAAGCAGTTCTACTGGCAATCTTTCGAACCATATGGCGGAACCAAGGGTCTTTTCGATTATGGTCCACCACTGGCCGCCATTGAGGCCGAATTCACAAACATCTGGAGAGACCACTTCGTCCGCTCAGAGAAGATGATGGAACTCAAATGCTCTATGTTGACTCCGTATCCGGTGTTCAAGGCGTCTGGTCACGTGGAGAGATTCAATGATTTCATGTGCAAGGACACCAAGACCGGTGACATTCTGCGTGCCGATCATCTGATCAAGGACGTTCTTGAGGCACGGTTGAAGGGAGACAAGGAAGCACGAGGTGAGAAAGTCAGCGATGCGCCCGAAGACCcaaagaaaaagaagaagGCATCAAAGGTCAAGAATGAGGCAGTCAAGCTCGATGATGCAGTCGTCCAGCAGTACAACGACATTCTGGCTACTCTTGACGATACAGTTGCTCAATGGGGCCAGATGATCAAGGAGCACAAGATGGTCAACCCAGTCACTGGCAACGAGGTCACGGATCCTGTGGAGGTCAACCTCATGTTTCCCACGCAGCTGGGCATGTCTGGCAAGGAGCAGGCCTACCTACGACCAGAGACCGCGCAAGGTCAATTCCTGTCCTTTCCAAAGCTTGTCGAGTACAGCGACGGCCAGCTACCATTCGCCTCCGCTTCAATCGGCTACAGTTTCAGGAATGAGCTTTCACCAAGAAACGGTCTTCTCCGGGTTAGAGAATTCTTGATGGCAGAGGTTGAACATTTCGTAGATGCAGAGGGTGGCAAGAAGCACCCAAAGTTCGCCTCCGTCAAGGACGTTGAGCTTCCCTTGCTCGATCGCGATACCCAGTCCGGTAATGAGGCAAAGGGCATCTCACCATCAACTACACCTCAGACCATGACGATCGGCAAGGCAGTCGAGACGAAGTTGGTAGACAACGAGACTCTCGGCTACTTTCTTGTCCGTATCTACCGGTTCATGGAGCGCATTGGTGTCGACACGAAGAAGCTGCGATTCCGACAGCACATGGCTAACGAAATGGCACACTACGCCTCCGACTGCTGGGATTGCGAACTGCAGGGATCCTACGGCTGGGTGGAATGTGTTGGCTGTGCCGACAGAAGTGCTTACGATCTGAGCGTGCACGAGAAGGCGACAGGCGTGCCTCTTCGTATCCGCGAGCCGCTCAAGGAGCTACAGCATATTGAAGAATATGTTGCACAGCTGGACAAGAAGGAATCTGGGCCCAAGCTGAGGAAGAACGTCGGTGCTGTTCAAGCGGCGCTCGATGATCTGACTCAAGACATCAAGGAGAAGTTGAGCATCAGCTTGCAGGAGCAGGGCAAGGTCGAGGTAGAAGTGCCCAACCTTGGTAAGATCCAGCTCGGCAAGGAACTTGTTAAGATCGAGAAGGAAAAGAGGACAGTGACGATGCGCGAGTTCGTGCCCAACGTCATCGAGCCATCATTCGGCATTGGCCGTATTCTTTACCACCTGCTCGAGCATGCTTTCTGGGTCAGagagggcaaagacgaggcCCGATCAGTCATGTCCTTCAAGCCAACAGTAGCACCAATGAAGGTGTTGGTTGTGCCACTGCAGAAAGACCAGAAATTCGCATCACTGATCCAGCAGCTCGAAGACAGGCTAGATGAGGAAGGTCTTTCCTACAAGGTGGACCAGTCTGGTGTGAGCATCGGCAAGCGTTACTCGCGCAACGATGAGCTGGGAATCCCATTCGGCATCACCATCGATTACGAATCACTGGAGGGCAAGACAGCTGGCACATTCACACTGCGTGACCGCGATAGCACGAAGCAGGTCCGCGCAAGCCTGGACGAGATTGTCGAGGCGATCGCCAAGGTGGTGAAGGGCAAGTGGTCATGGAGCGACGTACAGCAACGTCTCCCTGCGTACGAAGGCAAGGAAGAAGAGAAGGAATAG
- a CDS encoding Transcriptional activator HAP5: MQTPYGALPPGQAQQAPKRYDGKNGLPVYDHNHGGHYGASAAIAANGHAPPPETFTGHWQNVSQGLSGPYRDILNTYWQNQVTKLETDEHDYKLHQLPLARIKKVMKADPEVKMISAEAPILFAKGCDIFITELTMRAWIHAEENKRRTLQRSDIASALAKSDMFDFLIDIVPREDATPQHKRRPEYTPVGTYTVPDPNQPGGQDGGNMQPQPQMGQQPDFGGVDQQHMPPQQYQQQMGAYPPPQQQPQYGGQQMFDPSIYAAQQYPMGQMPQGMPQQNMYPPPQQPGHPQQYQQVPQGGGDDQDADGEQDYGNNG; this comes from the exons ATGCAGACGCCGTACGGCGCACTCCCGCCCGGGCAGGCGCAGCAAGCACCCAAGCGATACGACGGCAAGAACGGACTACCAGTGTACGATCATAATCACGGAGGGCATTATGGAGCTAGTGCTGCAATCGCCGCGAATGGACATGCACCACCACCAGAGACGTTCACCGGACACTGGCAGAACGTATCGCAGGGACTGAGCGGGCCTTATCGCGATATTCTCAACACTTATTGGCAGAATCAGGTCACCAAGCTTGAGACAGATGAGCACGACTACAAGCTGCATCAACTCCCACTTGCACGTATCAAGAAAGTGATGAAGGCGGATCCTGAGGTCAAGATGATCAGCGCCGAAGCACCCATCCTGTTCGCGAAGGGTTGTGACATCTTTATCACGGAGCTCACCATGCGCGCCTGGATTCACGCTGAGGAGAACAAGCGTCGGACACTTCAACGTAGCGACATTGCATCCGCACTCGCAAAGAGTGACATGTTCGACTTCCTGATCGATATAGTTCCTCGAGAGGACGCGACACCACAGCATAAGCGACGTCCTGAGTACACTCCCGTCGGCACATATACTGTGCCAGATCCCAATCAACCTGGTGGACAAGACGGCGGCAATATGCAGCCGCAACCTCAGATGGGCCAGCAGCCTGACTTTGGCGGCGTGGATCAACAGCACATGCCGCCTCAGCAGTATCAGCAGCAAATGGGCGCATATCCTCCACCTCAGCAGCAGCCACAATATGGTGGTCAGCAGATGTTCGACCCCAGCATCTACGCAGCACAGCAATATCCAATGGGCCAGATGCCGCAGGGCATGCCACAGCAGAAC ATGTACCCACCACCGCAGCAGCCCGGCCACCCACAGCAATACCAGCAAGTCCCGCAGGGTGGCGGCGATGATCAAGACGCGGATGGTGAGCAAGACTATGGCAATAATGGATAG